The DNA region ATGCCGAAAGGCAAGCGGGTGCGATGTCCACGTCGGGAGGCAGGCGCGGTGGTCCCTTGGGCTCTCCGACGTGCGTCGGGGCGCGCCAGCCTCCCCTACGGAGACGCAGGTCGCCGCGACGTGCCGTGGTCACGCAGGTCGCCGCGACGTATCGCGGTCACGCAGGTCGCGCCGACGTGCCGTGATTACGCGGGTCGCCGCGACGTGCCGTGATTGCGCAGGTCGCCGCGACGTGCCGTGATTACGCAGATCGCCGCGACGTGCCGCGGTCACGCAGGTCGCGCCGACGTGCCGCGATTACGCAGATCGCCGCGGCGTGCCGTGGTCGCGCGGATCGCCGCGACGTGTCGCGGGTCGCGCGGATCGCGCCGACGTGCCGTGGTCGCGCGGGTCGCCGCGGCGAGTCGCGGTCACGCAGGTCGCGGCGACGTGCCGCGGTCACGCAGGTCGCCGCGGCGTGTCATGGTTACGCGGATTGCCGCGGCGTGTCGTCGTTACGGGGATCGCGCCGACGTGCCGTGGTCGCGCGGATCGCCGCGGCGAGTCGCGGTCGCGCAGGTCGCCGCGCCGGGCCGTGGTCACGCAGGTCGCCGCGACGAACCGCGATGACGCGGTGCGTTCCAACGCCCCCCGCCGCACGACGCGCGTCAGGGCTTCCAGCCGAGGTTGAAGCCGGCGTCCTCGATCCCCGCGGCGTGCTTGGTCGGCGCGAGCGGCGCGTCGGCGTTCACGACCACCGCCAGCTCGTCGGTGCGGTGCGCGGCGATCGACGCCTCGTAGCGGCCGGGGAACGGCCCGTGCGGAATCCCCGCCGGGTGGAGCGTGAGCGAGCCCTCCGCCGCGGCCTCGCCGGACGCCGCCGCGCCGGCGACGTGGAACGTCAGCTCGTCGCAGTCGGGCGAGGAGTGCGGGCAGGAGCAGGAGATCGCCGACTCGTGGAAGTCGGTCGCGCGCGGCACGAGGGAGCAGACGACGAAGCCGCCGCCGGCGAAGGTCGCGTGCGTCGTCGTCGGCAGGTGGACGAGGCCGGTCTTGGGCTGGAAGGCGCGGATCGGGAAGGTGAAAGGCCAGACCTGCCCGTCCCAGCCGTGGACGTCGAAGATGTCGTACGGCAGCTCCATCGCCGTGAGCCGGCCGGCGCGCTTCACCAGCAGCCGCCGCGGCGCGTGGAGCGAGGCCGGGCCGCGGTCCGGCCAGACCGGGGCGCCGAAGTCGCGGTGCGTGTACGGCGCGTCGATCCGCAGCTGCCCGACCTCCGTGCGGTAGCGCGCGGGCAGGTCGATGAAGCGGCGCCCCTCGAGGAGCAGCAGGAACGTCTTCCCCTTGAGGCGCCAGCGGTGCGGCAGTCCGCGCGGCACGAAGACGTAGTCCTCCATCTTGAACGGCAGCGAGCCGAGCGGCGTCTCGAGGCGCCCCAGTCCCGCTTCGACGAACGCCAGCTCGTCCCCGTCGGCGTTCTCGACGAGCGTCTCGTCGTCGCGGTCGGCCTGGACGGCGTAGACCCCGAGGGCGTCGTTGGCGAGGAGCAGCCGGCGGCCGAGGAACGGCGCGCCCCCCGGCGCGAGGTCCGCGGCGCGGAAGTGGCGCGGCCGCAGCGCGGTCGGCGGCTCCGGCGGCGCGTCGCCGGGGAACGGGCCGAGATCCTCCGCCGCGCCGACCCAGTGCGG from bacterium includes:
- a CDS encoding homogentisate 1,2-dioxygenase produces the protein PHWVGAAEDLGPFPGDAPPEPPTALRPRHFRAADLAPGGAPFLGRRLLLANDALGVYAVQADRDDETLVENADGDELAFVEAGLGRLETPLGSLPFKMEDYVFVPRGLPHRWRLKGKTFLLLLEGRRFIDLPARYRTEVGQLRIDAPYTHRDFGAPVWPDRGPASLHAPRRLLVKRAGRLTAMELPYDIFDVHGWDGQVWPFTFPIRAFQPKTGLVHLPTTTHATFAGGGFVVCSLVPRATDFHESAISCSCPHSSPDCDELTFHVAGAAASGEAAAEGSLTLHPAGIPHGPFPGRYEASIAAHRTDELAVVVNADAPLAPTKHAAGIEDAGFNLGWKP